A DNA window from Actinomadura luzonensis contains the following coding sequences:
- a CDS encoding AAA family ATPase codes for MKADKARMEAGMEADEARSLARALLTLVQRAQTLVDESRPPPELAARVTAHLGCPLRDLVCVTQGYPSWEQASLQRGVDAYVAARGDTGWFGVSGQGREHNDLIDILSSGAEHFALGAVDYATVAAGPEETVEVVSFGLVLTSAPDGSPVVLGVRGPAEMYGREDCRIEVIAAARPAATAVREEVERLTRREDVLRGQILTFGVSEHRGNSLVTFLPRPSLDPEQVILPEGVLDTVERHVVGIGRHAAALVARGQHLKRGLLLHGPPGTGKTHTVRYLMGRMPEATVVVLAGTAMRFIEEAAALARRLQPAVVVVEDVDLVAHDRRFSEEGSPLLFTLFDAMDGIGADADVTFVLTTNRAEVLEQALADRPGRVDLAVEVPRPDARCRAALLRLYGGDLLPEGDLEPLVTRTEGMTASFFKELLRRAVLTALTADERAERPSPAHLATALEEMLHARQALTRALLGAPRPAGRPTDDRLNDGEADLDPGGYGAS; via the coding sequence ATGAAGGCCGACAAGGCCCGCATGGAGGCCGGCATGGAGGCCGACGAGGCCCGGTCGCTGGCCCGTGCGCTGCTGACGCTGGTCCAGCGGGCGCAGACGCTGGTCGACGAGTCCAGGCCGCCGCCCGAGCTGGCCGCGCGCGTCACCGCCCACCTGGGGTGCCCGCTCAGGGACCTGGTCTGCGTCACGCAGGGCTACCCGAGCTGGGAGCAGGCGAGCCTGCAGCGGGGCGTGGACGCGTACGTGGCCGCCCGCGGCGACACCGGCTGGTTCGGCGTCTCGGGCCAGGGCCGCGAGCACAACGACCTCATCGACATCCTGTCCTCCGGCGCCGAGCACTTCGCGCTGGGCGCGGTGGACTACGCGACGGTCGCGGCCGGGCCGGAGGAGACGGTGGAGGTGGTCTCGTTCGGGCTGGTGCTGACCAGCGCGCCGGACGGCTCCCCCGTGGTGCTGGGGGTGCGCGGGCCCGCCGAGATGTACGGCAGGGAGGACTGCAGGATCGAGGTGATCGCCGCCGCCCGCCCCGCCGCCACCGCCGTCAGGGAGGAGGTCGAGCGGCTCACCCGCCGCGAGGACGTGCTGCGCGGCCAGATCCTCACCTTCGGCGTCTCCGAGCACCGCGGCAACAGCCTGGTGACGTTCCTGCCGCGTCCCTCGCTCGACCCCGAGCAGGTGATCCTGCCTGAGGGGGTGCTGGACACCGTCGAGCGGCACGTGGTGGGCATCGGCCGGCACGCCGCGGCGCTGGTCGCCCGCGGGCAGCACCTCAAGCGCGGCCTGCTGCTGCACGGCCCGCCCGGCACCGGCAAGACGCACACCGTGCGCTACCTGATGGGCCGCATGCCGGAGGCGACCGTGGTGGTGCTGGCCGGCACCGCGATGCGTTTCATCGAGGAGGCGGCGGCCCTCGCCAGGCGGCTGCAGCCGGCCGTCGTGGTCGTCGAGGACGTCGACCTGGTGGCGCACGACCGGCGCTTCTCGGAGGAGGGCAGCCCGCTGCTGTTCACGCTCTTCGACGCGATGGACGGCATCGGCGCGGACGCCGACGTGACGTTCGTGCTGACCACGAACCGGGCGGAGGTGCTGGAGCAGGCCCTCGCCGACCGGCCGGGACGGGTGGACCTGGCCGTGGAGGTGCCGCGGCCGGACGCCCGATGCCGGGCCGCGCTGCTGCGCCTGTACGGCGGCGACCTGCTGCCGGAGGGCGACCTGGAGCCGCTGGTGACCAGGACCGAGGGCATGACGGCCTCGTTCTTCAAGGAGCTGCTGCGAAGGGCCGTGCTGACCGCGCTGACCGCCGACGAGCGGGCCGAGCGGCCGTCGCCGGCGCACCTGGCGACGGCGCTGGAGGAGATGCTGCACGCCCGGCAGGCGCTGACCCGCGCCCTGCTCGGCGCCCCGCGCCCCGCCGGCCGCCCCACCGACGACCGCCTGAACGACGGGGAAGCGGACCTGGACCCCGGCGGCTACGGCGCCTCCTGA
- a CDS encoding glycosyltransferase: MNIAIVASAGGSQRHRLLAVARELGREHHVTIYSRRDNTESKPKTRVAPGVTVEHLDVGPAKDLPADDVLPYLNDLGDHLSKRWNQDRPDVIHAHSWTWGLAAVAGAQGLSVPVTQTFHTVDTAHKDVERALGRRARAVIAGSGDEESALIRLGVPRNNIAIVPHGVDTERFQRRGPVATRGSRKRLLHLGPLTPDRGAHTIVRALQGLQDVELVIAGGPEPEDLDGDRDARRLRVLADQLGVADRVTLVGQVKRAAVPKLMRSADAVVSVPREATTGIVALEAMACGVPVIASAVGAHLDSVIDGVTGLLVPPDRPARTARLARELLQDPTLRTALGYAGADRARSRYSWERVSQELVRVYEAACA, from the coding sequence ATGAATATCGCGATCGTCGCTTCCGCCGGGGGTAGCCAGCGCCACCGCCTTCTCGCCGTCGCCCGTGAGCTGGGCCGCGAGCACCACGTCACCATCTACTCCCGCCGTGACAACACCGAGAGCAAGCCCAAGACGCGGGTGGCCCCGGGCGTCACGGTGGAGCACCTGGACGTGGGACCGGCGAAGGACCTGCCCGCCGACGACGTGCTGCCGTACCTGAACGACCTCGGCGACCACCTGTCGAAGCGGTGGAACCAGGACCGTCCCGACGTGATCCACGCGCACTCCTGGACCTGGGGCCTGGCCGCCGTGGCCGGGGCGCAGGGGCTGTCGGTCCCCGTGACGCAGACCTTCCACACCGTGGACACCGCGCACAAGGACGTCGAACGGGCGCTCGGCCGCCGGGCCCGCGCCGTCATCGCCGGCTCCGGCGACGAGGAGTCCGCGCTGATCAGGCTCGGCGTGCCGCGCAACAACATCGCGATCGTCCCCCACGGCGTCGACACCGAGCGCTTCCAGCGGCGCGGCCCGGTCGCCACGCGCGGCTCCCGCAAGCGGCTGCTGCACCTCGGCCCGCTCACCCCCGACCGCGGCGCGCACACCATCGTGCGGGCGCTGCAGGGCCTGCAGGACGTGGAGCTGGTCATCGCCGGCGGCCCCGAGCCCGAGGACCTGGACGGCGACCGCGACGCCCGCCGCCTGCGGGTGCTGGCCGATCAGCTCGGCGTCGCCGACCGGGTGACGCTGGTGGGCCAGGTCAAGCGCGCGGCGGTGCCGAAGCTCATGCGCAGCGCGGACGCCGTGGTGTCGGTGCCGCGCGAGGCCACGACCGGGATCGTGGCCCTGGAGGCCATGGCCTGCGGCGTGCCGGTCATCGCCTCGGCCGTCGGCGCCCACCTCGACTCCGTCATCGACGGCGTCACCGGCCTGCTGGTGCCGCCGGACCGGCCCGCCCGCACCGCGCGGCTGGCCCGCGAGCTGCTGCAGGACCCGACGCTGCGCACCGCGCTCGGCTACGCGGGCGCCGACCGGGCGCGCTCGCGCTACTCGTGGGAGCGGGTGAGCCAGGAGCTCGTCCGCGTGTACGAGGCGGCCTGCGCCTGA